The DNA region CAAAATCACTGTTTTGGTGGATGACGTAATCTTCACGGGCCGCACGATTCGTGGAGCCTTAAACGCCACCTTGGATTACGGCCGGCCCGAGTCGATTCGGTTGTTATCTTTGGTCGATCGGGGCCATCGCCAACTGCCTATTCACCCGGACTACACCGGCAAAGTGCTGCCCACCGCCAAGGACGAAAAGGTGAAAGTCTACCTCCAAGAACTCGATGGCCGTGATGCCGTCGAACTCAGCCGCGCTCCTGTTAGTTAGTTTCTAAATCAATTGCCAAATTTCTGGGAGCGATTGGCTCAAGCTTAAATCACGACTTTGGTGCAAAAAGAGATTTTGCGAGAAGTCACAGCTGATCGCTTTGATTTTGAAAACTCCAAAATCTCAACTGGCATTCAGGGGGTATCGCGAACTTTCTTGCCTACTGCTGAAGCGATCGGGACGCTAACGGCCAGCGGAACCCGTGATTTTGTGGCGACAGCAGCTCTCAGAGGCTGTGAACCCAATACCTATAAGCAACAATTTTTGGCAGAGATTTACTATCCCGGCCAGTTTCGATCGCTCACGGCCCAGGACTATGCCAAACTCCAGGGATTCCCAGAAAACTTTATTCTGTATCCC from Limnothrix sp. FACHB-406 includes:
- a CDS encoding DNA cytosine methyltransferase; this encodes MPTAEAIGTLTASGTRDFVATAALRGCEPNTYKQQFLAEIYYPGQFRSLTAQDYAKLQGFPENFILYPNSSIAKKQFGNAVSVPVIAAIAQSILQCL